Proteins from a single region of Schistocerca gregaria isolate iqSchGreg1 chromosome 3, iqSchGreg1.2, whole genome shotgun sequence:
- the LOC126353932 gene encoding 60S ribosomal protein L27 translates to MRKIMKSGKIVIVLSGRYAGKKAIVLKNFDDGSSDKPFGHALVAGIDRYPRKVHKRMGKAKIHKRSKIKPFVKVLNYNHLMPTRYTLELNLKTSVKDLKDPMKRKKARFQTKVKFEERYKAGKNRWFFQKLRF, encoded by the exons ATGAGGAAAATAATGAAATCGGGTAAAATCGTAATCGTCCTAAGTGGACGTTACGCAGGAAAGAAAGCAATTGTCTTGAAAAATTTTGATGATGGCTCATCAGATAAACCATTCGGACATGCTCTCGTCGCAGGCATTGATCGTTATCCCAGGAAAGTACACAAGAGGATGGGGAAAGCTAAGATTCACAAAAGATCTAAAATAAAGCCATTTGTTAAG GTTCTGAACTACAATCATCTTATGCCTACACGATACACACTAGAATTGAATCTTAAGACATCTGTTAAGGACCTTAAGGACCCCATGAAGAGAAAGAAGGCGAGGTTTCAGACAAAAGTCAAATTTGAAGAAAG GTACAAAGCAGGCAAAAACAGATGGTTCTTCCAAAAGCTGCGGTTCTAA